Below is a window of Synergistaceae bacterium DNA.
GCTTGATTAAATTCGCCATTGCAAACGGTGAAGAGCAGTCCATTCTGATTTTACCGTCATGATCGGGCGGCATAAATGAAAATGTCGGGTCTAAATTCGGGTTGACTACTTCGAGATTCTTAATTCCGTAAATTTCTGCTATGGGCTTCCAGTAATAAATTCCTGAACCTCCCAAAGGATCCGCGCCGATGTGAAGTCCTGATTTAGCGATTGCTTCCATGTCGACGACGGTTGCGAGTGCTTTAACATAAGGGATAACATAATCTTCAAAATGTACGTTATCGAGTTTAATTGCGCGCTCAAATGGGACTCGTTTAATCTGCTTAAATTCGCCGGACTTGATAAGCTCATTTGCTCTGCCTTGAATCTTGCTTGTTATTTCAGGGCTTGCAGGGCCTCCGCTTGGCGGGTCATATTTGATTCCTCCGTCGGTTGGGGGGTTGTGAGAAGGAGTTATTACCATTCCGTCAGCCTGCTTTTTTCCGGGCGTTCTGTTGTGTTCGAGGATTGCACGCGATACAACAGGAGTCGGAGTCGGCGCAAAATTTTCCTGCAAGATTATTTCAACGCCGTTAGCTGCTAAGACTTCTACACAAGTTCTCATTGCGGGTTCACTTAGTGCGTGAGTGTCTGCTCCGATGTACAAGGGTCCGGGTATTTTCTCGGCTGTCCTGTGCTCGTAAACGGCTTGAGCAATTGCCATAATATGAGCCTCGTTAAAGCTGTGAAGTGCAGAACTTCCGCGATGACCTGATGTCCCGAATGAAACAAGCTGAGTCTTGTCGTCAGGATTAGGAGCGAGCGTGTAATAATCGCTGATTAATGACGGGATATTTACTATCTTACGTTCCTGCATAAAAATAGACCTCCGTTCTTGATTTAATTATCTATGAGAATATCAGAATTATACATTAAACGCCCCAGAATGTTACACCCCTTTTAGAGTTCTCGTAAAATTCTATTATGTGTCTGATTTCCGGTATATATTCAGATTTACGGCTGATTGCGTCATTTAACGAGTCTGTAAATCTTGAATCTTTCTTGTATAACTCGCGATAAAATTTATAAATTTCTTTTCTCGTCTCAGCTGTAAATCCGGCGCGTTCGAGTCCCACTTTATTTAAGCCCGTCAATCTCAAAGGATCCCCAGACGCTAAAGTGTAATGCGGGACATCTTTAACGACTCTGAACAAACCGCCTATCATGCAATATTCGCCGATTCTCACAAATTGATGAACTCCGGCCATACCTCCGAAAACTGTATGACTTCCGACGCTCACAAATCCCGATAAGCCGACTTTATTTGCAACTGTAACATAATCGCCGACATGAACATTGTGCGCAAAGTGTACCCCGTCCATGATAAAGCAGTTATCGCCCACGATTGTAGAATTTCCTTCGCCGGTTGCGCGGTTCATAGTAACATTTTCGCGGATTAAATTATTACTGCCGATTCTCAAATATGAGACTTCACCTTTATAGCCGTGATCTTGAGGGTCTCCGCCAAGCGCAGTATATTCACAGATTGTGCAGTTTTCACCGATTGAGACATGATTATGAATGCTGACATACGCTTTTAATTCAGTGTTTGCGCCGATTTTTACTTCTGAGTCAATCAAGCAGAAAGGGCCGATAATTACTCCGTCGCCTAATTCCGCCTTGCTTGAAACTATTGACGTTGGATGAATTTTAACGCTCAAATTCTTTATGCCTCCTTCTTTGTTAGAGTGCTGCCCAGCATGAACAAAAACTCGCCTTCTGCAACAACTTCATCATTGACGTAGCCGACGACTTTTGCTTTTCCTGAAGTGCTGCGGACCTTGAGTAATTCAGCTTTTGTTACGAGCTTATCACCGGGCTTGACGGGCTTTCTGAATCTTGCGTTATCGATTCCGGCGAGAAATGCTATTTTGTTGAGTCCTTCTTTGCCGAGTTTTATTCCGACCATTACAGAAGCTACTTGTCCCATACTCTCAAGAATCATTACGCCCGGCATTGTAGGATCTCCGGGAAAATGTCCCTGAAAAAACGGCTCATTGATAGTTACATTTTTATAGCCCGTTATGTGTGTATCGTCATAATCTGTGATTCTGTCGACCATCAAGAACGGATAACGCTGCTTTAAAATCTTCATTATTTCGAGTATGTCTAGTTCAGCCATAAAGATTTATTCTCCTCTCAATTTTTGCGCGAGCTTTAAGTGTAACTCATGACCCGCTCTAACTGCTATTATATGTGCTTTCAGGGGGCGGCCTATTGCTGCTAAATCCCCGATTAAATCCAAAATTTTGTGTCTGACAAATTCATTTTCCCAGCGGAGTCCTCCTGCTGCTGTAACGCCTGACTCGCCGATTACTACTGCATTATCAAGCGAACCGCCTAACGCCATGCCATGAGAACGCAAATAATTTATATCTGACTCGTATGCAAAAGTTCTCGCGCCCGCAATCCCGTTTAAATAATTTTCCGGCGAATAATCATAGTCCATCACTTGAGCGCCGATAAATTTATATTCGACCGTATATGTAATATGCAGATTATCACACGGGAAGGCCGCTATAAATCGCGTTTTGTCATCGTTTGAAATTATAACCGGCTCTGAAATCTCAAGTGAATCAACCTTCACGCTTTCTAATTTGTCAGAGTGCTTAATAATTTCATCACAGACCATTTTTGCGCAACCGTCTAACGCTGGCATTTCTCCGCCATTTACAGTTAATTCTACGCCCGACCAGATTCCCAAACCAGCAAGAGCCGATAAAACATGCTCACACGTCCGAACCCTTGAGTCATCACTGAAAATATAATCAGAGCCTCTGTTTGTGCCGCTTAACTTCAATTTTCGCAAGGGCTGGCCGTTCATTATAATTTCAGGCGAATCACTGGGCGATATAATTAACTCGCAATTTTTGCCGGAATGAAGTCCGACACCTTCTAATAATATTTTCCCGTTAAGAGTCATTTTTTTGCAACTTTTTCTCTAAGATTCTCACGCGTTTATATAGTGCTGGCAAATCTGCGGCGAGAACTAGTGCGCGTTTTGAGTCGTTGTGATTTCTTGCGGGGAAACCTGACACAATAGAATTTGGCATTATGTCATTTGTAACACCTGAACGGGCAGCTATTATCGTGCGCTCTCCGATATGAACATGATCTGTTATTCCGGCCTGCACTGAAATTGTAACGTTGTCATCAATTATTGAACTTCCTGCTATGCCCGACATTGAGCAGATAATACAATTTTTGCCGATTTTCACATTATGGCCGATTTGAACGTGATTATCTATTTTTGTGCCGCTGCCTATTACAGTATCATTCATTGCAGCACGGTCAATAGTTGTGCATGCTCCTATCTCGACATTATCACCGATTATTACTCCGCCGGTTTGAGGAATCTTCACAATTGAGTCTTTCTCGCGCACAAAGCCAAAACCGTCGCAGCCTATCACAGCACCCGAATGAATCAAACAATTTTTGCCAACTCTTACATTTTTTAGCAAAACTGCATGAGGCTCTATAATGCTGCCTGAGTCTATTACGCAATTATCACCAACAAAGGCGAACGGGGCAACATATGAATCATCAGCAATTTTCGCACTCGACGAGACACACGCGCGGGGATCAATGCCGGTTAATTTATCGTGTGAATCATCGAATAAAGCTAATAATTTCGGGAGTAAAGCTCGCGGGTTATCACAAATTATTCCGTCTTGATTATGAGTGAAGGACTCTTTTTTTGCGGCGACTGCTATATCGGGGCTTAAATTCTCACATGCTTTAACGTCCCATATTACGCAAAGTGAGTCTTTGTCTGCGTCCTCAGGGCTTGAAATTCGCTTTATTTCGCGTTCCTTATTGCCTATCACAGAAATTTTCGGATCGTTCAATCTCGTTGCTATTTCCAATAAATTAATAATAATCTCCTCCTTTAAAATTTTATAAATGCCACATTCCCCGCACGCCTAATTTATCACTGTTTGAGTCATTATAATAAATCTCGATCGAAACATGTTCATCGATTCTATAACCGATTGCGGCCTCGTGCTGTTCAAGTTTAGGACTCCAGCGCCATAACGCATAAGGACGGCGGATTTTCACGGGGATATATTGAGCTCTGATAAAATATTCGTTCTCCGGCCATTGAATCTCGACTCCTGCCCAGAAATTATTTAATAATTCAAAGCGTGCGCCGAGTCGTCTTGTTATGTCAAAGTCGTTAAGGGAAAAAATTAATTCCGCGTAGATTCCTGCGTTGAACTTCATATCGGGATCATAGCCGAAAAAAACTCCTGCTTCGGGATATTTGCCTTCGATTCCTGCATAAGCTGCGACCCACATTTGAAACGTGAAATTTTTGCTGTCAACGTTTGCGTCAATGCCTGAAATTTTACCGGGTGAAAAATTTATAGTAACATCAGCTTTTAAATTCTCGACTGAGTGTTTATCCTCAAGAAATTCGCGTGCTGTCCGTTCAATATCGCGTTTATGAAGCTGCGCCCATTTTACCGGGATTCCGATTAAGGGTGCTAATTCGGGGAGCAATTTAGCTTCTAAATCCGTCCTGAACATCGCCGGAATAGTTCGAGAAAATAAAGCGGGCTTAACTGCAAGAATCATATCTGTACCGGGCCTGAAAGTTATATTTATCAGCGTAGAATTTTCCGAGATAAAAATTTGCTGCGAGAACTCCCACCCCGGAAGAGCTGAATTTATTATTTTGCTGACTGCCTCCTTTAGTGCCTCGTCCGACCATGTAAAAGCACTTTGCGGCAATTTCTCAACAAGCGCAAAAATTTTCTTGTCCATTCCTGCAATATCACTAATAAACCATTTTGAGGCCATCTCGCGTAATTCCGGAACATTTAATTTTATTTCCGGCTTGATAATTTCGTCAGACTTTGCAGTAAATTTTACGTCAGGAGAGTTATTTACAAGTTTGACGCTGACAGAATATCCCGCAAATAAACGTGAAGCAACAAGAGTTAGAGTCCCTTCTCTGTCAATTTCGGGCGAGTCAGGAATCTCCAACCATACAGCTGAAAGACTGCGGGTAACTGCATTTTCCAGCCAATCGGGGACTCCTGAGACGCTCAAAGCATAACAGGGCTGACAAAATCGGGAGAAGCAGAAAATCAGCAGAAAACTAAAACATTTCGCCAAACCCGAAATAAGTCTTGTTTTCCTCGTCTCCGTGAGCATAATCTACACGCACATTTCCAAAGGGAGTTTTTATTCTTACGCCGAGTCCGTAGTCGTCGTGATAATCATTCCACTTAAATGACTCGTCAGCGTTGCCTATGTCGTAAAAAGCTACGATCGAGAACATTTGATTTACCGGCATTCTGATTTCGACGTTTCCTAAGAACATTTTGCTCCCTTCAAATGCACGCGAACTATAACCGCGCAAAGTGTTCATGCCTCCGAGTGAATATTTTGCAAATGCTGGTATATCGTCCTTAGTTGCAGAACCTATTCTGAGTCTCATAGCTAATAATAACGGATTCTCGTCCGTCCAGTTGAAATCATTATCAGCGATTCCAGCTACTAATTTATTCAATGACGCGTATAATCTCGCCTGAGTCCAATATTTAGTGTAACTAAAATCACCGCCGATAGCCCTCATAGCCTGTTCGACTCCGATCTCCCATATAAAGCCCTTAGGGTAAGCAGCGTACTCGTCTAATTTATTCCATGTCAATAAAAGCTCGGCCGTCTGGTTATTTCCCTGCCAAGGTGTTAAATCATCGACATAACCGGGTATAGCACGTTGAATATCGCTGTATTCTGTGTGCTGATGTCTCAACGTGAAGAACCAGCTCCACGCCTCATTTGAAAATTTACGGCCTATTCCCGCGAAAACCGACCAGCTTTTTTCGTCAAATTCAAATTGTCTGTTGCCGCGCTTGTAAAAATATCTGTCGTCGTAAGTGTTATAGCGTGCGCCGATCCTCCAGCCGAAAGTTTTTGCATCCATGTAGGGATTCGAGAGAGTAACCCAATAACTTGCTTCTTTGCCCTCGTTGAAACCGATTTGAAAATTTACGCCTCTACCCTTTAAATTTGTGTCGCTGTAAGTCAAACCGCCTGAGAAACCGCTTTCAGACCCGTATGCGAGATTTAATCCGATTGAGGCCGTACGCTTTTCTTTGACCGTGAGAATAATATCAACTGTATCATCAGTATTTTCTGGAATATCAAAATTTACGTTTACGTCTTCAAAGTAGCCAAGACCCTGCAATTTATTCAACTGATGACGAAATTTTGTAGCGTTGAAAATGTCGCCTTTCGCTAATTTTATTTCGCGCCTGATTACATAAGTTTTTGTGCGCTTATTGCCCTGAATAATTACATCGCCGATTTTAGGTTCAAGAATGGTAACGTAAATATTTCCGCCCTCAATCTGAACATCAGTAACGCGCACCATTACATAACCGTCTTTGTGATACTGTTCTTGTATTCTGTCCAAGTCATGACGGAAAAATGTGCGGTTAAAAACTGTCCCGACCTGCGAGAAAACATTTTCCATCAATTTTTCTGCTGTATAAATCGTGTTGCCGGTGAAATTAATTGATTCTATAACCGGATTTTCCTGCACCGTGAACATTACAGAAGCTCCGCCGCCCTCAGGTCTTAAATCAACGTCGACGAACGAAAAAAAGCCCTGATCGTAAATTGCTTGTATATCTGCCTGAATCATGTCGCGGCTTAAGACTTTTCCCGGCTTAGTGTCGACCACGTTTAAAATATATTCGCTGGTAATCTGTGAATTTCCTGTTACTCCGACTGAAGTAATTTGTATTTCCGGCACTTCTTCAGCGCAGACAGTGAAAGCCAGTCCCGCAATAAATGCCGTTATCAACGCAAATATAAAAATTTTCTGCCTCATGATTTAATTAACTTCTCCCCTTTTGATTTATTGCAACTATTTATTATTTATTATTACTGTTTTGCTGCCCTTTAGAGCGCGCTGGCCTGTCTGCATGAGTGATAAAACTTGCTCGTAAGGGACTTTTTTGCTTACTGCCGGAGTTGGTGCCGGTTTTATTGCTGTTCGTTCGGGTGCCGGCTGAGGTTTATTATTTATCTGCCGTCTTGCTGCTCGTCTTGGAGGCTGTACAGGTTCGGGCTTACTCTCACGGATTATTATTATCGGTTCGGCCAAGACGATTTTATTTGACTCTGTCTCTGTCAAAACCGGTGCTGAAATATTTTCACGCGAGATCGGCACTACCATAAGCATGACAATTAATACAGCAAGAAACAACGAACGCAAGAACTGCGCAAAAAATTTCGTTATGGGATTCGCTTTGACACCTGAACAATTTATAAATACGTCCTGCCGCAAATCTTCAAGATCTGCACGGGCGCACTCGGCATCCATTAAGGCGACTTCCATAGCTCCTTCGCTGTAAGAATTTTTCAGACGCTCAAGCCATCGGACAATACCCGCGACTCTTTTATCAACTACTACAGGATTTCTCAAAAATTTTTACACTCCTTTTATCGGTTCGAGACCCAGCCAGCCGCGAATTTTTGTAATTGCTGCACGTCTCAATCTATAAACGTGGCTGACATCTAATTTTTTCTCGACTGCTACATCTTTAGGCTTCTTGCCCTCAAAGAATAGAGCTGACACAATTTCGGCTTCTTTACCGTCAAGTTTCTTGATGCTCTGCGCAACATCGAGCCATTCATCATTATTATCACTATCTGAGTCAGATTCTTCTGCTAATGTGAGCCATTCATCAGGAACAGGGAGAGGGGCTTTTTTCTCGCTGCGTTCCAACATATTTATAATTTGACCGTGAATCTTGTGATATGCATATGTTGAAAATTTAAATTCTCGTTCAGGCTCAAATTTATCAACCGCACGAATCAAAGCTAACATTCCTTCTTGTATAATATCCTGCTTTAATTCATTGTCGGTAACGTGAATTTTTCCAGCGATCCAGAAAACTAACGGCCTATATGCGACTATTAATTCTTCGCGCGCGTCAATATCTCCGTTTGTGCAAAGCTGCCATAAAATTTTTTCTCGTTCGGGATCAAGACTCATATTGTTACACCTTCCCAGACGGGCATTTTTTCGCCTGATTCGCCTGCTCTGACGTGTAAATTATCATTCGAGAATACGAGACAGGGACGGCCTCGACGCATTTCAACGCCGCTGATTGCACAATTAGATACGTCCATATTCCAAACTTTATGAGGATTCAAGCCCGTAAACACCGCGTATAAAGCCCGCATTATTCCGCCGTGAGAGACCACAACAA
It encodes the following:
- the pgm gene encoding phosphoglucomutase (alpha-D-glucose-1,6-bisphosphate-dependent) — encoded protein: MQERKIVNIPSLISDYYTLAPNPDDKTQLVSFGTSGHRGSSALHSFNEAHIMAIAQAVYEHRTAEKIPGPLYIGADTHALSEPAMRTCVEVLAANGVEIILQENFAPTPTPVVSRAILEHNRTPGKKQADGMVITPSHNPPTDGGIKYDPPSGGPASPEITSKIQGRANELIKSGEFKQIKRVPFERAIKLDNVHFEDYVIPYVKALATVVDMEAIAKSGLHIGADPLGGSGIYYWKPIAEIYGIKNLEVVNPNLDPTFSFMPPDHDGKIRMDCSSPFAMANLIKLKDSYDIAFGNDTDYDRHGIVTPQGLMNPNAYLAVAVQHLFTSRTGWKPYAAVGKTVVSSSIIDRVTEGIGRKLCEVPVGFKWFVEGLLDGSMGFGGEESAGASFLCKDGSVWTTDKDGIIMDLLACEITAVTGKNPAQHYDDIKAKYGTSFYARIDTPATPEQKAALGKLSPDDIKADTLAGDKITAKFTKAPGNNASIGGLKVTTQNGWFAARPSGTENICKLYAESFVSPEHLKQIQQEAQAIIA
- the lpxA gene encoding acyl-ACP--UDP-N-acetylglucosamine O-acyltransferase, whose amino-acid sequence is MSVKIHPTSIVSSKAELGDGVIIGPFCLIDSEVKIGANTELKAYVSIHNHVSIGENCTICEYTALGGDPQDHGYKGEVSYLRIGSNNLIRENVTMNRATGEGNSTIVGDNCFIMDGVHFAHNVHVGDYVTVANKVGLSGFVSVGSHTVFGGMAGVHQFVRIGEYCMIGGLFRVVKDVPHYTLASGDPLRLTGLNKVGLERAGFTAETRKEIYKFYRELYKKDSRFTDSLNDAISRKSEYIPEIRHIIEFYENSKRGVTFWGV
- the fabZ gene encoding 3-hydroxyacyl-ACP dehydratase FabZ — encoded protein: MAELDILEIMKILKQRYPFLMVDRITDYDDTHITGYKNVTINEPFFQGHFPGDPTMPGVMILESMGQVASVMVGIKLGKEGLNKIAFLAGIDNARFRKPVKPGDKLVTKAELLKVRSTSGKAKVVGYVNDEVVAEGEFLFMLGSTLTKKEA
- the lpxC gene encoding UDP-3-O-[3-hydroxymyristoyl] N-acetylglucosamine deacetylase, whose translation is MTLNGKILLEGVGLHSGKNCELIISPSDSPEIIMNGQPLRKLKLSGTNRGSDYIFSDDSRVRTCEHVLSALAGLGIWSGVELTVNGGEMPALDGCAKMVCDEIIKHSDKLESVKVDSLEISEPVIISNDDKTRFIAAFPCDNLHITYTVEYKFIGAQVMDYDYSPENYLNGIAGARTFAYESDINYLRSHGMALGGSLDNAVVIGESGVTAAGGLRWENEFVRHKILDLIGDLAAIGRPLKAHIIAVRAGHELHLKLAQKLRGE
- the lpxD gene encoding UDP-3-O-(3-hydroxymyristoyl)glucosamine N-acyltransferase, yielding MEIATRLNDPKISVIGNKEREIKRISSPEDADKDSLCVIWDVKACENLSPDIAVAAKKESFTHNQDGIICDNPRALLPKLLALFDDSHDKLTGIDPRACVSSSAKIADDSYVAPFAFVGDNCVIDSGSIIEPHAVLLKNVRVGKNCLIHSGAVIGCDGFGFVREKDSIVKIPQTGGVIIGDNVEIGACTTIDRAAMNDTVIGSGTKIDNHVQIGHNVKIGKNCIICSMSGIAGSSIIDDNVTISVQAGITDHVHIGERTIIAARSGVTNDIMPNSIVSGFPARNHNDSKRALVLAADLPALYKRVRILEKKLQKNDS
- a CDS encoding BamA/TamA family outer membrane protein, coding for MRQKIFIFALITAFIAGLAFTVCAEEVPEIQITSVGVTGNSQITSEYILNVVDTKPGKVLSRDMIQADIQAIYDQGFFSFVDVDLRPEGGGASVMFTVQENPVIESINFTGNTIYTAEKLMENVFSQVGTVFNRTFFRHDLDRIQEQYHKDGYVMVRVTDVQIEGGNIYVTILEPKIGDVIIQGNKRTKTYVIRREIKLAKGDIFNATKFRHQLNKLQGLGYFEDVNVNFDIPENTDDTVDIILTVKEKRTASIGLNLAYGSESGFSGGLTYSDTNLKGRGVNFQIGFNEGKEASYWVTLSNPYMDAKTFGWRIGARYNTYDDRYFYKRGNRQFEFDEKSWSVFAGIGRKFSNEAWSWFFTLRHQHTEYSDIQRAIPGYVDDLTPWQGNNQTAELLLTWNKLDEYAAYPKGFIWEIGVEQAMRAIGGDFSYTKYWTQARLYASLNKLVAGIADNDFNWTDENPLLLAMRLRIGSATKDDIPAFAKYSLGGMNTLRGYSSRAFEGSKMFLGNVEIRMPVNQMFSIVAFYDIGNADESFKWNDYHDDYGLGVRIKTPFGNVRVDYAHGDEENKTYFGFGEMF
- a CDS encoding sigma-70 family RNA polymerase sigma factor, whose amino-acid sequence is MSLDPEREKILWQLCTNGDIDAREELIVAYRPLVFWIAGKIHVTDNELKQDIIQEGMLALIRAVDKFEPEREFKFSTYAYHKIHGQIINMLERSEKKAPLPVPDEWLTLAEESDSDSDNNDEWLDVAQSIKKLDGKEAEIVSALFFEGKKPKDVAVEKKLDVSHVYRLRRAAITKIRGWLGLEPIKGV